A genomic stretch from Helianthus annuus cultivar XRQ/B chromosome 1, HanXRQr2.0-SUNRISE, whole genome shotgun sequence includes:
- the LOC110869622 gene encoding uncharacterized protein LOC110869622 has protein sequence MVYGFAARVWKNDKKSLKLPADYGEWIKKFAYPDKKAVIRTLNGKIFEVKVFNLAGDYFLYNGWLDVVTSLNLPDNSWVVFQYEEALTSFRLFHFYQDISLAPSNYFYYKAGHVKDRDDSMYVNRLFVHHSLLNTCPSYPVVVRGAGNRKWFVRMDVLDHELYITTGWSRIKKEMSITDDHLLVFEMVDFNTFELSVFS, from the exons ATGGTGTACGGATTCGCAGCCCGTGTGTGGAAGAACGACAAAAAATCGCTG AAACTTCCTGCTGATTATGGCGAATGGATTAAGAAGTTTGCTTATCCAGATAAGAAGGCCGTCATTCGGACACTCAATGGGAAGATTTTTGAAGTCAAAGTGTTCAACCTTGCAGGCGACTATTTTCTTTACAATGGTTGGTTGGATGTGGTCACGTCATTGAATTTACCAGATAATTCATGGGTTGTTTTCCAGTACGAAGAAGCTTTGACTTCGTTCCGCCTGTTTCACTTTTATCAAGATATTTCGCTTGCGCCTTCTAACTACTTCTACTACAAAGCTGGACATGTGAAAGACCGAGACGACTCCATG TATGTGAACAGGTTGTTTGTTCATCATTCCCTCCTGAATACCTGTCCATCATATCCTGTCGTTGTTCGGGGGGCTGGAAATCGCAAATGGTTTGTTCGGATGGATGTGTTAGACCATGAGCTTTACATTACTACAGGTTGGAGTCGAATCAAGAAGGAGATGTCGATAACGGATGATCATTTGTTGGTTTTTGAAATGGTTGATTTCAATACGTTTGAGTTGAGCGTTTTTAGTT AG